From Synoicihabitans lomoniglobus, the proteins below share one genomic window:
- a CDS encoding FdhF/YdeP family oxidoreductase, protein MSCPRPTFGQRLARLSPFGIGHTKPKHFRDMLKVVWSNRDNLPYAWKILTRGVCDGCALGVAGLHDWTIKGTHLCMTRLNLLRLNTMPAMAPDALADVASLPRDNRDLRALGRLAYPLRRRKGEPGFTRISWDDALASIGQKIRATTPDRLAFFVTSRGVTNEIYYLAQKAARYLGTNHVDNAARLCHSPSTAAMKQTLGISASTCGYSDWFGTDVIVFFGSNPANDQPVSTKYLHLAKKRGTKIIIVNPYLEPGMQRYWVPSNLDSALFGSDLCDDWYAVSQGGDIAFLYGVIKHLDAAGLTDTTFLAEHTTGWEDIVTRARTLDWPLLEQAAGLPAGRMIAFAELIGHAKTGVFVWSMGITQHPWGADGVRMVLNTALARGFIGRDQCGVMPIRGHSSVQGGAEMGAYATAFPGGLAVNETNAANLTAHYGFEIPAWEGLAATEMVEACHRGELDVFHMVGGNFLRTLPDPDYVAEALQRVPLRIHQDIIVTDQMLLDPSDEVILLPAQTRYEQDDGGTETSTERRVMFTPEIPREVGETRAEWKILRDIALAAKPDPAGVFGCTTGQAVREEIARVVPFYDGVQHLRKTGDAFQYGGPHLCPGGVCPTSDGKAHLATIDLPPVGGRPDHVFHVSTRRGKQFNTLIYAEIDPLNNAPRDAVLMNADDAAKRHLKQGDTVTLHNPLGRYNARVHLAPIAPGNLQIHWPEGNHLIDRTRKDAGGGVPDYNALVELETA, encoded by the coding sequence ATGTCTTGTCCCCGGCCCACGTTCGGCCAGCGCCTCGCCCGCCTTTCCCCCTTCGGTATCGGTCACACCAAACCGAAGCACTTTCGCGACATGCTCAAGGTTGTCTGGAGCAATCGCGACAACCTGCCCTACGCATGGAAAATCCTCACGCGCGGCGTGTGCGACGGTTGCGCCCTCGGTGTCGCCGGACTGCACGATTGGACCATCAAGGGCACCCACCTGTGCATGACGCGGCTCAATCTGCTGCGCCTGAACACCATGCCCGCCATGGCGCCCGACGCCCTCGCCGACGTGGCCAGCCTCCCGCGCGACAATCGCGATCTCCGCGCGCTCGGTCGCCTCGCCTACCCGCTGCGTCGCCGCAAAGGGGAACCTGGGTTCACCCGCATCAGTTGGGATGACGCCCTCGCCTCCATCGGCCAAAAAATCCGCGCCACCACCCCGGACCGACTCGCCTTTTTCGTCACCTCGCGCGGCGTCACCAACGAGATCTACTACCTCGCCCAAAAAGCCGCGCGCTACCTCGGCACCAACCACGTCGACAACGCCGCCCGGCTCTGTCACTCGCCGTCGACCGCCGCCATGAAGCAGACCCTCGGTATCTCCGCCTCTACCTGCGGCTACTCCGACTGGTTCGGCACGGACGTGATTGTCTTCTTCGGCTCCAATCCCGCCAACGACCAGCCGGTATCCACCAAATATCTCCACTTGGCCAAGAAGCGCGGCACCAAGATCATCATCGTCAACCCCTACCTCGAGCCCGGCATGCAGCGCTATTGGGTGCCGTCCAACCTCGACAGCGCCCTCTTCGGTTCCGACTTGTGCGACGATTGGTATGCCGTCTCCCAGGGCGGGGACATCGCGTTTCTCTACGGGGTTATCAAACACCTCGATGCCGCCGGTCTTACCGACACCACGTTCCTCGCCGAGCACACCACCGGTTGGGAGGACATCGTAACCCGCGCCCGCACGCTCGACTGGCCCTTGCTCGAACAAGCCGCCGGGCTGCCCGCCGGGCGCATGATCGCCTTCGCCGAGCTGATCGGCCACGCCAAGACCGGCGTCTTCGTATGGTCCATGGGCATCACCCAACACCCGTGGGGCGCCGACGGCGTGCGCATGGTGCTCAACACCGCCCTCGCCCGTGGTTTCATCGGCCGTGACCAGTGTGGCGTCATGCCGATCCGCGGCCATTCCTCCGTGCAAGGCGGCGCCGAGATGGGCGCCTACGCCACCGCTTTCCCCGGCGGTCTCGCGGTCAATGAGACCAACGCCGCCAATCTCACCGCCCACTACGGTTTCGAGATCCCGGCCTGGGAAGGTCTCGCCGCCACCGAGATGGTCGAGGCCTGCCACCGCGGCGAACTCGATGTGTTTCACATGGTCGGCGGCAACTTCCTGCGCACCCTCCCCGATCCCGACTACGTCGCCGAGGCGTTGCAACGCGTGCCCTTGCGTATCCACCAAGACATTATCGTCACCGACCAGATGCTACTCGATCCGTCCGACGAGGTCATCCTGCTCCCCGCCCAAACCCGCTACGAACAAGACGACGGCGGCACCGAAACCAGCACCGAACGCCGAGTCATGTTCACCCCCGAAATCCCGCGCGAAGTCGGCGAAACCCGCGCCGAATGGAAAATCCTCCGCGACATCGCCCTCGCCGCCAAACCCGATCCCGCCGGTGTTTTTGGCTGCACCACCGGCCAGGCCGTGCGCGAGGAAATCGCCCGCGTCGTGCCGTTCTACGACGGCGTGCAACACCTCAGGAAAACCGGCGACGCTTTCCAATACGGCGGCCCACACCTTTGCCCCGGCGGCGTCTGCCCGACGTCCGACGGTAAAGCCCATCTCGCGACGATCGATCTCCCCCCCGTCGGCGGTCGCCCCGACCACGTGTTTCATGTCAGCACGCGGCGCGGCAAGCAGTTCAATACCCTCATCTACGCCGAAATCGATCCGCTCAACAACGCGCCGCGCGACGCCGTGCTCATGAATGCCGACGACGCCGCCAAGCGCCACTTGAAGCAAGGCGACACCGTCACGCTGCACAATCCGCTCGGCCGCTACAACGCCCGCGTGCACCTCGCGCCCATCGCCCCGGGCAATCTCCAGATCCACTGGCCCGAAGGCAACCACCTCATCGATCGCACCCGCAAAGACGCCGGCGGCGGCGTCCCCGACTACAACGCCCTCGTCGAACTGGAAACGGCTTGA
- a CDS encoding DUF1801 domain-containing protein — protein MKAAPDVTTPTAYLAALPPERKAALTTLHRAIRQAVPKLKPGMCHGMIGYGIGPYKTKSGCSGEWFKVGLANQKNNLALYICSVDADSRYLVEREAHRLGKVSCGKSCIRFKKLEQLDLDVALELVKEAATLPMLGV, from the coding sequence ATGAAAGCCGCCCCCGACGTCACAACTCCGACCGCCTACCTCGCCGCCTTGCCGCCGGAACGCAAAGCGGCGTTGACGACCCTGCATCGCGCCATCCGCCAAGCCGTGCCGAAGCTCAAACCGGGGATGTGCCACGGTATGATCGGCTACGGCATCGGCCCTTACAAAACCAAGAGCGGGTGCAGCGGCGAATGGTTCAAAGTCGGCCTCGCCAACCAGAAAAACAACCTGGCGCTCTACATCTGCTCCGTCGACGCCGACTCCCGCTACCTCGTCGAGCGCGAAGCCCACCGTCTCGGCAAGGTGTCCTGCGGCAAAAGCTGCATTCGTTTTAAGAAACTGGAGCAACTCGATCTCGATGTTGCCCTCGAATTGGTGAAGGAAGCGGCCACCCTGCCGATGCTCGGCGTCTAA
- a CDS encoding AAA family ATPase encodes MNINPNLEKTGSYINLHLARTAPVTAPLPTAPFITICRESGAGATSLATLLAQQLNRSRNQTTPVWRIFDDNLVETMLREKHYPERFARFLPEDTVSEINAAIGEITGVHPNLWEMVQKTNALIRRLATEGRCLLVGRSANFASRGLPNGLHIRLVADTADRARHMAAKLGVSEEAAHRHITHQDSARDHYAREHFSRDIHDPRAYDVVINTSRVPLVEASIMITNMVAARTLL; translated from the coding sequence ATGAATATCAACCCCAACCTCGAAAAAACGGGCAGCTATATTAACCTGCATCTGGCCCGGACCGCTCCGGTCACCGCCCCGCTTCCCACCGCTCCCTTTATCACGATTTGTCGCGAATCGGGTGCCGGGGCTACCAGCCTCGCGACTCTGCTCGCCCAGCAACTCAACCGTAGCCGCAACCAAACCACCCCGGTCTGGCGGATCTTCGATGACAACCTCGTGGAAACGATGCTGCGGGAAAAACACTACCCCGAGCGCTTCGCCCGCTTCCTCCCGGAAGACACCGTCTCCGAGATCAATGCGGCGATCGGCGAGATCACCGGCGTCCACCCCAACCTCTGGGAAATGGTCCAAAAAACCAACGCACTCATTCGCCGTCTCGCGACGGAAGGTCGTTGCCTGCTCGTGGGCCGCAGCGCGAACTTTGCCTCCCGGGGACTCCCCAACGGCCTGCACATTCGCCTCGTCGCCGATACTGCCGATCGCGCCCGCCACATGGCGGCCAAGCTGGGTGTTTCCGAGGAAGCCGCTCACCGCCACATCACGCACCAGGATTCGGCCCGCGACCATTATGCCCGGGAACACTTCTCCCGCGACATCCATGACCCGCGGGCCTACGACGTGGTGATCAACACGTCCCGGGTGCCACTGGTCGAGGCCAGCATCATGATCACCAATATGGTCGCCGCCCGCACCCTACTCTGA
- a CDS encoding ArsR/SmtB family transcription factor: MMLSEQAQDGVFQALGHATRRRILDLLKTMPGATVNDVSKYFDVSRIMVMKHLGVLEAADLIVSRKVGRVRQLYLNAVPLQMIHDRWATDYAEFWAGRVMDLKYQLEGLAVRKSDAAGSSDQPEQQP; the protein is encoded by the coding sequence ATGATGTTGAGTGAGCAGGCACAGGACGGAGTGTTTCAGGCGTTGGGTCATGCGACCCGGCGGCGCATATTGGACCTGTTGAAGACCATGCCGGGCGCGACGGTGAACGACGTGAGCAAGTATTTCGATGTGTCGCGAATCATGGTGATGAAGCACCTCGGTGTCCTGGAAGCGGCGGACCTGATTGTGTCCCGCAAAGTGGGGCGCGTGCGCCAGCTCTACCTCAACGCCGTGCCGTTGCAGATGATTCACGACCGGTGGGCGACGGACTACGCGGAATTCTGGGCGGGGAGGGTGATGGATTTAAAATACCAACTGGAAGGTTTGGCGGTGCGAAAGTCCGATGCCGCGGGGTCTTCTGATCAACCGGAACAACAACCATGA
- a CDS encoding SRPBCC domain-containing protein, producing the protein MSELKKAVFKVHIAAPIERVWAAITKEGEVLPFFYNSVMHTPSLAPGSALRMRSLDEKYTAVVGDILVVEPPSRFSHTMKFTQYADDPASTVTYELTAKDGGTELLLLLDNVPVGTKSEGYMMAGGLFITQTIKDCVETGRPNFKNRLFLGMIGLFGFMTPKLCRTENWPFEKKVS; encoded by the coding sequence ATGAGCGAACTAAAAAAAGCCGTCTTCAAAGTTCATATCGCAGCGCCGATCGAGCGGGTATGGGCGGCCATCACCAAGGAAGGCGAAGTGCTGCCCTTCTTTTACAACTCCGTCATGCATACGCCGAGTCTGGCCCCGGGGTCGGCGCTGCGCATGCGATCGCTGGACGAGAAATACACGGCGGTGGTCGGGGACATTCTGGTGGTCGAACCGCCGAGTCGTTTTTCCCATACGATGAAGTTTACCCAGTATGCGGACGATCCCGCCAGCACGGTGACGTATGAGCTGACGGCGAAGGACGGCGGCACCGAGCTGCTGCTGCTATTGGACAATGTTCCCGTGGGCACGAAGTCGGAGGGCTACATGATGGCCGGCGGTCTGTTTATCACCCAGACGATCAAAGACTGCGTCGAGACCGGGCGCCCGAATTTCAAAAATCGGCTCTTTCTGGGCATGATCGGTCTGTTTGGTTTTATGACGCCCAAACTATGCCGCACCGAAAATTGGCCCTTCGAAAAGAAGGTTTCCTGA
- a CDS encoding DUF5655 domain-containing protein, producing the protein MIKNLETKTGVAWSEWLARAHAAGSEKHGEIVKHLKSEHGIGHGYANLVAHSAKAAAAGGPAEADDLVAAQYAGKKAGLKPIYEALIATVEKFGPDVELAAKKGYVSLRRKKQFGLVQPSTATRLDVGITLKGTVPTARLEASGGFNAMVSHRVRISTMEEIDAELVGWLRLAYDNSG; encoded by the coding sequence ATGATTAAAAACCTCGAGACCAAAACCGGTGTGGCTTGGTCCGAATGGCTGGCTCGTGCTCACGCGGCGGGCAGCGAAAAGCACGGCGAAATCGTCAAGCACCTCAAGTCCGAGCATGGGATCGGCCATGGGTATGCCAACCTCGTGGCTCACTCCGCCAAGGCGGCGGCGGCCGGTGGTCCGGCAGAGGCCGATGATCTGGTGGCGGCGCAATACGCCGGTAAAAAGGCCGGGCTGAAGCCGATTTATGAGGCGCTGATCGCGACGGTGGAAAAATTCGGACCGGACGTAGAGCTCGCAGCGAAAAAGGGTTACGTCAGTTTACGGCGGAAAAAACAGTTCGGCCTCGTGCAACCCAGCACCGCCACGCGCCTCGATGTGGGCATCACGCTGAAAGGCACCGTCCCCACCGCGCGTCTGGAAGCCAGTGGCGGTTTCAATGCCATGGTCAGCCACCGCGTGCGGATCTCCACGATGGAGGAAATCGATGCCGAACTCGTGGGTTGGTTGCGTCTCGCCTACGATAATTCCGGGTAA
- a CDS encoding bifunctional metallophosphatase/5'-nucleotidase, with product MVPRLRHAFALSLLLTGFVVGADRTHVTVLSTTDLHGHIHPVDYYTQTPAENGLAKIGTLIRRARALDPEVILLDSGDTIQGTPLAYHVAVVAPPREDPMMAAMNSLGFDALAIGNHEYNYGLDVLNRARRSARFPWISGNICIEGTTDPAYAPYIVKQVRGVRVGILGLTTPGVPAWEDPDHITGLDFTDPVAAAHRWVRELRQRTRVDVVVVAMHMGIEENILTGIPNPGQVPHENAALRIAREVPGVDVILMGHTHREVPSLTVNGVLLTQAGRWGEHLSRTTLLLERSDPTASWQLIGKTATTHPVTAEVPPDPQILALTQNAHEATEAWLDQPIGRTSRTLSAAQARVQDSAIIDLIQRVQLDAGEADVSLTACFNTNALLPVGEVTVRDIAGLYVYENSLVVLELTGAQLKQALEHSARFFRPGQRGMTAEELIDPQVPGYNFDIAEGVDYVIDLNRRVGDRITDLNYRGRRLDPRQKLKVAINNYRHNGGGGYAMFQDAPIISRSNRGIRDLIIDWVIAHPDLPTEPSHNWRIRLP from the coding sequence ATGGTTCCCCGGCTTCGGCACGCCTTCGCGCTGTCTCTTCTCCTGACCGGCTTTGTCGTCGGCGCAGACCGCACGCATGTGACCGTGCTCTCCACGACCGATTTGCACGGTCACATCCACCCGGTCGATTACTACACCCAGACGCCGGCGGAGAACGGTCTCGCCAAAATCGGCACCCTGATCCGCCGTGCTCGCGCGCTCGATCCCGAAGTCATCCTGCTCGATTCGGGGGACACGATTCAGGGCACCCCGCTCGCCTACCACGTCGCCGTGGTCGCACCGCCGCGCGAGGACCCCATGATGGCTGCGATGAATTCGCTGGGGTTCGACGCCCTCGCGATCGGCAACCACGAATACAACTACGGTCTCGACGTGCTCAACCGCGCCCGACGCTCGGCCCGCTTCCCGTGGATCTCGGGCAACATTTGCATCGAGGGCACAACTGACCCGGCCTACGCGCCCTACATCGTCAAACAAGTGCGGGGGGTGCGCGTCGGTATCCTGGGGCTCACCACGCCCGGCGTGCCCGCATGGGAAGACCCCGACCACATCACGGGACTCGATTTCACCGATCCGGTCGCCGCGGCCCACCGCTGGGTCCGCGAATTGCGCCAACGCACCCGTGTCGACGTGGTCGTCGTCGCGATGCACATGGGCATCGAGGAAAACATCCTGACCGGCATTCCCAACCCCGGCCAGGTGCCCCACGAAAATGCCGCCCTGCGCATCGCCCGCGAAGTGCCCGGCGTGGACGTCATTCTCATGGGTCACACCCACCGCGAAGTGCCCTCCCTTACGGTCAACGGCGTGCTGCTCACCCAGGCCGGACGGTGGGGCGAACATCTCTCGCGCACCACGCTATTGCTGGAACGCTCCGACCCCACCGCGTCGTGGCAGCTGATCGGCAAAACCGCCACCACCCACCCGGTCACCGCCGAAGTGCCGCCCGATCCTCAAATCCTCGCCCTCACCCAGAACGCGCACGAGGCGACGGAGGCTTGGCTCGATCAACCCATCGGTCGCACCAGCCGCACACTTTCCGCGGCCCAGGCGCGGGTGCAGGACTCCGCGATCATCGATCTCATCCAGCGCGTGCAACTCGATGCCGGCGAAGCCGATGTTTCGCTCACCGCCTGTTTCAATACCAACGCACTCCTCCCCGTCGGCGAGGTCACCGTGCGCGATATCGCAGGTCTCTACGTCTACGAAAATTCGCTGGTCGTGCTCGAACTCACCGGCGCCCAGCTCAAACAAGCGCTGGAGCACTCCGCCCGGTTCTTTCGACCCGGCCAGCGTGGGATGACCGCCGAGGAACTCATCGATCCGCAGGTGCCGGGCTATAATTTCGACATCGCCGAAGGCGTGGACTACGTGATCGACCTGAATCGTCGCGTCGGCGACCGCATCACCGATCTGAACTATCGCGGACGTCGCCTCGACCCGCGCCAAAAACTCAAAGTCGCGATCAACAACTACCGTCACAACGGCGGCGGCGGTTACGCCATGTTTCAGGATGCACCGATCATTTCCCGCTCCAACCGCGGTATTCGCGATTTGATCATCGACTGGGTCATCGCCCACCCCGACCTGCCGACCGAACCCAGCCACAATTGGCGGATCCGCCTGCCGTAG
- a CDS encoding PVC-type heme-binding CxxCH protein, translating into MPRLLPALLGLCAVVALAADPAPASAPEPASAPPTTVVPTDLFSVPDGMEATLWAQAPQLRNPTNMDIDHAGRIWVTEGVNYRRHHGRDPLGDRVVVLEDTTGDGVADSSHVFVQEPGLIAPLGIAVIDNQIVVSCAPNLIVYTDVDRDLRFDPRVDKRDVLLTGFDGINHDHSLHSVTVGPDGKWYFNSGNVGALFTDRSGQTFRIGSAYHPGTFEGDPRPAWRGPDYAGATSDDGHVYVGGFAARMNRDGTDVEIIGYNFRNSYEQTVTSFGDVFQNDNDDPPASRTSYLLEYGNAGWFSNDGSRFWSADRRPGQDIPTAEWRQEDPGIMPAGDVYGAGAPTGIVYYEGDLFGPAWRGLLLSCEAARNVVFGYLPQPDGAGFTLDRTKFFTTNLDERLTGIDSLRGRTNDELYSMFRPADVAVGPDGAIYVADWFDPRVGGHADHDDTLSGAIYRITPTGVNPAVPTFDLDTTAGQLAALRSPAVNVRALGAGRLHAAGEAAVPPVTQLLDDENPYVAARAVFLLAHLGDAGVAKVRSLVRSPDPQIRIAALRALRRTGADVHAELRQLATDPSAAVRRDVAVALRDSDWKNSRDILVELAARYPLGDRTYLAAWGIGATGKSERLYDWIAAEVDPRIDVKSEAFAELAFTLKAPASAAFFARRAADTSLAPAQRLQAVTALGFNRSAESARTMFDLHRESEGIIKDTTLWWMLNHMNGQWGHTDMAAKIKTAGIYDPETVTVTPSVVPEPDPAHLIPAAQVMALTGVAANGAEKVVACRLCHVVGAEGADYAPTLNGWVSRQSAEEAIYAIVDPSRDISHGFDGRNVVLNDGSEVHGLVIAQADPIVVKSMGGVTQMIPRDRVKAVRWYGRSLMLSADQLGLNAQDVADIVAYLRTQ; encoded by the coding sequence ATGCCCCGCTTATTACCCGCCCTCCTCGGGCTGTGCGCCGTCGTCGCACTGGCCGCCGACCCAGCACCCGCCAGCGCCCCGGAACCCGCCAGCGCCCCGCCCACGACCGTCGTCCCCACCGATCTCTTCAGCGTGCCCGACGGCATGGAAGCCACCCTCTGGGCCCAGGCACCACAGCTCCGCAACCCCACCAACATGGACATCGACCACGCGGGGCGCATCTGGGTAACCGAGGGTGTGAACTACCGCCGTCATCACGGTCGCGATCCGCTCGGCGACCGCGTGGTCGTGCTCGAAGATACCACCGGTGACGGCGTCGCCGATTCGTCACATGTGTTCGTGCAGGAACCCGGTCTCATCGCCCCGCTTGGCATTGCCGTCATTGACAACCAAATCGTGGTATCGTGCGCGCCCAATCTCATCGTCTACACCGACGTCGATCGCGATCTGCGCTTCGACCCGCGCGTCGATAAACGCGACGTGCTGCTCACCGGGTTTGACGGCATCAACCACGACCACTCCCTGCACTCCGTCACGGTCGGACCCGACGGCAAATGGTATTTCAACAGCGGCAATGTGGGCGCCCTCTTCACAGACCGCTCGGGCCAAACCTTCCGCATCGGCAGCGCCTACCATCCGGGCACGTTCGAAGGCGATCCGCGGCCCGCCTGGCGCGGCCCTGACTACGCGGGCGCCACCAGCGACGACGGCCATGTTTATGTCGGCGGTTTCGCCGCGCGCATGAATCGCGACGGCACCGACGTCGAAATCATCGGCTACAATTTCCGCAACAGCTACGAGCAGACCGTCACGTCCTTCGGCGATGTCTTCCAAAACGACAACGACGATCCGCCCGCCTCGCGCACGTCATACCTGCTTGAATACGGCAACGCCGGTTGGTTCTCCAACGACGGATCCCGCTTTTGGTCCGCCGACCGCCGCCCCGGCCAGGACATCCCGACCGCCGAGTGGCGGCAGGAAGATCCCGGCATCATGCCGGCGGGCGACGTCTACGGCGCGGGTGCGCCGACGGGCATTGTCTATTATGAAGGCGACTTGTTCGGCCCCGCCTGGCGCGGTCTGCTGCTGAGTTGCGAAGCCGCCCGCAACGTCGTCTTCGGTTACCTCCCCCAACCCGACGGGGCCGGCTTCACGCTCGACCGCACCAAGTTCTTCACCACCAACCTCGACGAACGCCTCACCGGCATCGACTCCCTGCGCGGGCGCACCAACGATGAGCTTTACTCCATGTTCCGCCCCGCCGACGTCGCCGTCGGTCCGGATGGGGCGATCTACGTCGCCGATTGGTTCGACCCACGCGTCGGCGGCCACGCCGATCACGACGACACCCTCAGCGGCGCGATCTACCGCATCACGCCCACCGGCGTGAATCCGGCCGTGCCGACATTCGACCTCGACACGACGGCCGGTCAACTCGCCGCACTGCGCAGCCCGGCCGTCAATGTGCGCGCCCTCGGTGCCGGTCGGTTGCACGCCGCCGGCGAGGCCGCCGTGCCCCCCGTCACCCAACTGCTCGACGACGAGAACCCCTACGTCGCCGCGCGCGCCGTGTTTTTGCTGGCCCACCTCGGTGACGCCGGCGTGGCCAAAGTGCGTTCACTCGTGCGCAGCCCGGACCCGCAGATTCGCATCGCCGCGTTGCGGGCCCTGCGTCGCACGGGAGCGGACGTCCATGCCGAATTGCGACAGCTCGCCACGGATCCCTCGGCCGCCGTGCGGCGCGACGTGGCCGTCGCCTTGCGCGACAGCGATTGGAAGAACAGCCGCGACATATTGGTCGAACTCGCCGCCCGCTATCCGCTTGGCGATCGCACTTATCTCGCAGCTTGGGGAATTGGCGCGACCGGTAAGAGCGAACGACTCTACGACTGGATCGCAGCGGAGGTTGATCCTCGGATCGACGTAAAATCCGAGGCGTTCGCCGAACTCGCCTTCACGCTTAAAGCTCCCGCCAGCGCGGCCTTTTTCGCCCGCCGCGCCGCCGACACCTCTCTCGCGCCCGCCCAGCGGCTGCAGGCGGTGACCGCGCTCGGCTTCAACCGCTCTGCCGAATCGGCTCGCACGATGTTCGACCTGCATCGCGAGTCCGAAGGCATCATCAAAGACACCACCTTGTGGTGGATGTTGAATCACATGAATGGCCAATGGGGCCACACCGACATGGCGGCGAAGATCAAGACCGCCGGCATCTACGATCCCGAAACCGTTACCGTCACGCCCAGCGTCGTGCCCGAGCCCGACCCGGCTCACCTGATCCCGGCCGCGCAGGTGATGGCGCTCACCGGGGTGGCCGCCAACGGTGCCGAAAAAGTCGTGGCGTGCCGCCTGTGCCACGTGGTCGGCGCGGAAGGAGCGGACTATGCCCCGACGCTCAACGGATGGGTTTCGCGGCAAAGTGCCGAAGAAGCGATTTACGCCATCGTCGACCCGTCCCGCGATATCTCCCACGGTTTCGACGGTCGCAACGTCGTGCTCAACGACGGCTCCGAAGTTCACGGTCTGGTCATCGCCCAAGCCGACCCGATCGTGGTCAAATCGATGGGCGGCGTGACCCAGATGATCCCCCGTGACCGCGTGAAGGCCGTGCGATGGTATGGCCGTTCACTAATGCTGAGCGCCGACCAACTCGGCCTCAATGCTCAGGACGTCGCCGATATCGTCGCTTATTTGCGCACGCAATAA
- a CDS encoding NIPSNAP family protein: MKLRLFPTLLLLASLILVPMASANHHEEAEKVFELRIYHPHEGKIEALLTRFRDHTCGIFERLGIENVGYWVETEPAEGAEPKLYYVIAHPSRQAAKDAWAKFMVDPEWKAAYADSIKDGRLVVKVDSIFMAPTDFSAIK, from the coding sequence ATGAAACTCCGCTTATTCCCCACGTTGCTGCTGCTGGCTTCACTCATCTTGGTCCCGATGGCTTCGGCCAACCATCACGAAGAAGCGGAGAAGGTGTTCGAGCTGCGGATTTATCATCCTCATGAAGGCAAAATCGAAGCGCTGCTCACGCGTTTCCGCGATCACACCTGTGGCATCTTCGAACGACTCGGGATCGAAAACGTGGGCTACTGGGTCGAGACGGAACCGGCCGAAGGCGCCGAACCGAAACTTTACTACGTGATCGCCCACCCGAGCCGTCAGGCCGCCAAAGACGCATGGGCCAAGTTCATGGTCGATCCCGAGTGGAAGGCCGCCTACGCCGACAGCATCAAAGACGGTCGTCTCGTGGTGAAGGTCGACTCGATCTTCATGGCCCCAACGGATTTCTCCGCGATCAAGTAG
- a CDS encoding mechanosensitive ion channel family protein → MPLNNSSPLDPSAQADAGSSADTVSVDPLTIERSVSLISEKLMGWAETAITLLPNLILATVLFAMFYAIGAMSSRLLLKLFRRAFDSEAIASLLATLLKIAVVAIGFFVALDLIGLQRAVVSLLAGAGIIGLALGFAFQDLAENLLAGLMLGIRKPFKPGDLIKSQSEFGFVRRLNLRNTVMENFSGQMIYIPNKEIFKNVLENFSVSGLRRIEIPVGVSYGEDLAQVTTVLQEALEGLDFIDREKSVEVFALEFGDSSINFTARYWIKYPDGDIGYYPAIHRGVLAIKEAFDANDITIPFPIRTLDFGIKGGEPLRDALPSNKTDEDTTSDDSAESEAREHSSHD, encoded by the coding sequence ATGCCGCTCAATAATTCCAGCCCACTCGATCCCAGCGCCCAAGCCGATGCCGGCTCCTCCGCAGACACGGTTTCGGTCGATCCCCTCACCATCGAACGCTCCGTCAGCCTGATCTCGGAAAAACTCATGGGGTGGGCCGAGACGGCGATCACGTTGCTGCCCAATCTCATCCTGGCGACGGTGCTCTTCGCCATGTTCTACGCCATCGGCGCGATGAGTAGTCGACTCCTGCTCAAGCTCTTTCGCCGCGCCTTTGACTCCGAAGCGATCGCGTCGTTGTTGGCGACACTCCTCAAAATAGCGGTCGTCGCGATCGGGTTTTTCGTGGCGCTGGATTTGATCGGTTTGCAACGCGCCGTCGTCTCCCTGCTGGCCGGGGCAGGCATCATCGGACTCGCGCTTGGTTTCGCTTTTCAGGACCTCGCCGAGAATCTGCTCGCCGGGCTCATGCTCGGTATTCGCAAGCCGTTCAAACCCGGGGATCTGATCAAATCGCAATCCGAGTTCGGTTTCGTGCGCCGCCTCAACCTGCGCAACACCGTCATGGAAAACTTTTCCGGGCAGATGATCTACATTCCCAACAAGGAGATCTTCAAAAACGTGCTCGAAAACTTTTCCGTCTCGGGCCTGCGCCGGATCGAGATTCCGGTGGGGGTTTCCTATGGCGAAGATCTGGCCCAGGTCACAACGGTGCTGCAGGAAGCATTGGAAGGATTGGACTTCATTGATCGCGAAAAAAGCGTGGAGGTTTTCGCCCTGGAATTCGGGGACAGCTCCATCAACTTCACCGCCCGCTATTGGATCAAATATCCCGACGGTGACATCGGCTACTATCCCGCCATTCACCGAGGCGTGCTGGCCATCAAGGAAGCGTTCGACGCCAACGACATCACGATTCCGTTCCCCATTCGCACCCTCGATTTCGGCATCAAAGGCGGCGAACCGCTCCGCGACGCGCTACCGTCGAATAAGACCGACGAGGACACCACGAGTGACGATTCTGCGGAGTCCGAGGCCCGCGAGCACTCGTCCCATGATTAA